TGCAAGGCGTTCCATGGTGTGCCTAAGAGAAATCACAGCAGCATAAGCCATCTCTTCCTATACTTCTTTGAATTCTTCAAAATGCACAGCTTATGGAGTCCAGACTTGCTCGCTATTCAATGATACAGCATAGGTCAATCACTTCAGATTTTAATAATGCAAATATAgacttttatatataattaatgcatgTGTAAATAATTTTGAGCATTCCTAAAAGGGGAGATGAgtataagtataatatttgGATCAAGGCATGAGAGTGTTTGGGAGGAACTCATAAGAATTTTTAAAGATATGATTTTGAAGTgggaataaaaaatcaattttgatgTTTGAAAAGCAAGGAAAGTGTGGTGTTTCAGTTCAGGTTAGATCTGAGATTGAGAGAGTGAAATGGCTTTGGATGCATTCATATCACTCAAGCTCACCATCGACGACCTCATAAACAATCCTGTCTCGCTGGCTCCCCAAACTCATCAAATTTTGGAATTCGCATACCACCAACTCCACTCCTCTCAACAAATCGCCAGGAAATTGCTCTTGCGCACCACCACCAGTTTGGATCTCCAAATCAAAGTCGCAGTATCCAAATTACTACACACAATTCGATCATTGAAGACCAAGCACGCGCCTTCTGGAAGCAGCGTGCGCTACATCGAATTCTCCGCAGAGGAGGTGAAACATCTCACCCAAGATATTCACCCAAGAAGAAGATGTTTTTGTTTCATCGAATATCGTTTTTTCTGAGCGCAAATCGAAGATGATTGGTTTCTTCGACCATTACAAACAACTCAAATACCATCTCACTCGTCCAGAATCTCACATTTCACCCATAGTTTTGGTCCTCGTTGGAATGGCAGGCATCGGCAAGACAACACTTGCTTCACAAATTTTCGAAGATTCAGATATCGTGGAACACTACGATCTTCGCGCGTGGGTGAAAATTGGGGGAAAATGTCAATTAAAAGAGATCCCGCGGCGCATTCTAGCTAAGCTGAATCCCGATCTGACCGATCGATTCCTCTCGGAAGGTGAAGATCACGAAATTGCTCGGTGCCTGCGTGAGAATCTGAAGGGCAAGAGATATCTCTTTGTTGTAGATGATGTATGGAACAAATACACTTCAAATGGTCGAgcaaatacaaaatatttgaatcGGAGCCTTTTCCATATGAAGGAAATGGAAGTCGAGTGTTGCTCACAACCAGGCTGCAGCAAGCAGTTGAACACGATGGTAAATTTCCTGATTATGTCTCGAAGGTTGGGAGCTTCTGCGTGAGAACGTGTTTGGTGAAGAGCTATGCACTTATCAATTTGAGACTTATGATTGTTGAGGTTGCAGAGCTCTTGTCTTCGAAGGAGAGGACGTTGCACTATTGGAACGAAGTTGCAGCAATGAAAAATCACCAGCTTTTCATGGATGCTTATGATGGAATATCAAAGATACTGTATTCAAGCTATGAGAATTTGACTGACTTGCTAAAACTATGTTTTCTGTATATGGGAGTATTTCCTCAAATTTACGAGATTCCTCGAGCTAAGCTGATCAATATGTGGAGTGTAGATGGATTTCTTGAAGAAAAAGCACATGAATCCCAATCTTTTAGTGCAATAGAATGTTTAAATGAGCTTGTTGCAAATACTTTGGTTATGATATATCAAAGCAGTCTATCTCCGGATTCAATTGGTGATGAGCATATAAAAACTTGTGGCCTTCATTCTTCGTTGTGGCACTTGTGTAACGGAGAAGGTAGGGAGACAAAATTCTGTCGCGTCTTAAACGTTCTTGGTGATGGTTTAGGAGGAGATACAGAGGGGCAGAGTAGATTGTCCTTCCACAACAATGTTTTGTTTAGCATCAAAGATGTATGTGAGTCAGTGGAGGTTCGTTGTGCGTCAACTGCGCGTTCGCTTCTTTGTTATGGTCCTTATCATCAATATCCAGTTCCCATATGCTCTGGTTTGAAGTTGCTGAGAGAGTTGGATGCTCTTACAATCCGTTTCTATGAGTTCCCATTGGAGGTTTTAGAATTTGTTGAGTTGAGGTACCTAGCCCTCACTTTGAGTGGAGAACTCCCTGCTTCCATATCCCGACTCACAAACCTTCAATTCATGATTGTGGGTCACCATTTGAGCATCAAATCATACAGAGGGCTGTCATATTTGCCAGTGGAGATATGGAACATGAAGGAGATGAAACATATTGCATGGATAGTAACATACCAAATCCTTGCGGGGCTTCACTGGAAAGTTTACTCACACTTTCAAATGTGAGTGCTCATAGTTGCAGTGAGGAGGTTTTTAGAGCAGTTCCCAACTTGGAGAAACTCGGAATTCGAATTGAATTAGcatatgatgatgatgttaAACTATTGAGCTCCCTCGATCGAGTTTCCTGTCTCAAAAAACTGAGATCGCTCAAATGTGTGGTAGTGAGTTCTGAGATAGTTCCTCCTCCTGCTCCTCCATTTCCAAAATTCCCATCAAATTTGACGAAGCTGAGTTTGAGTGGGTTGGGATATCCGTGGGAGGAAATGAGCAAGATCGCGTCTTACAGTGCTCAAGCTGCGAAACTATGCGTTTCAAGGGGTTAAGTGGGAAGTGAAGGAAAGATTTTGGTCTCTTCATACTCTTGTGCTTGAAGACACTGATCTGGTGGAATGGAAAGTTGGAAGTGAGAGTTTGAAATCACTTAAAAGCTTAAGCCTAAAGCATTGCTACAGATTGGTAAATATTCAATGGGAAAATGTAACGGTGCCTGATAGGATTCACTGGGCTTGTAAAGAATCACTTAAAAAGATTGAAATAGTTGACTGCAATCCTTTAGGGGCAGAGGAAATGAACAAGGCTTTACCAAGCTGGAAGAAAGATGCATTGGATGTACACTCTTCATGGGATGAGATGACCTTATCAAATGGCACACGATATTTTGAGCTAATTCAGTCTGTGTGGAGGCCATTTGAGGTCATTTGTTGCTGTCGTGTAAAAGTATttccaattattttcattaaactcaaacctattaattttagttaaatatCACATCAATCAGTGATTTTATTCgaaatatttatgataaaatcaaactttaaaattattcttataattacaaaataagtACGGAAAAATGATATGGGTTTagaaacccaaaaatagtactcccttcgtcccataaaaataacatattccACTTGGGATGTAgcataaaaattcattttatttttagaaaacttctttttctctagagtgaactacataaatggtacctgatctttcactttcgcacaaaaatggtacctgatctttattttatatcgtttttggtatcccatgacaaaaataaccctaggtaccaaacatgtgatttttttgttatggaggatatttttggaaatttcaattaaatagaaccaaatttgtgatttttttccttcctttcttatttcttattttcttctttagtttattgttctttcttttttcttcattttcttctttcttttattttatcttcctttcttctttctttttttccttagtttatgtttcctcttttttcttttctcttctttttctcctttctttttagtgttttacacatacatctaattgcattcataatataaatcaataacaaaacacctaattaaattaattatttaaagtaattaaatcaattgaatattttaattaaattatttatacttattttaggattgaaacacctaactaaaaatattaaactctttatcattatgaatacaattcacaattttagattttgattAAGACTCTATTGAATagtagttattaatttaatataaaatactcccttataaaataaagatcaggtaccatttatgtgcgaaagtgaaagatcaggtacagtttatgtagttcactcttttctctaataaggtgGACTCATCTCCActaaaattactatatttactttttctttctatctctcttacttcaccaattgtgcattaaatttcatatcattccaaatatccatatttttatcGGACGGAGAGAATAGTAGATCTTGTTCATAAacccaaaatatattttatgaaacgTAGGGAGTAGTATATCTTGTTCATAAacccaaaatattttgcatCCACTCTATTATTTTCACTGCCTTTTTCCCCTCTCTGTCtcttagtactccctccgtttcctcatagttgagtcattttttcattttggaaagttcccttatagttgagtcatttccatatatagtaacttttttttttctcttttttactttactcttttttacttttttctctctattttattctttctacttttttctctctcttattttttatctatttatttatcacGCTCAACATTCCTTTTTTAAACTCCATGCCGAAAAGtttcaactatgagggaacggagggaatactattttttacctctcttacttttcgtCATTATCtattgtacattaaaatccgtatcatttataaatttgtctattttttgagAACGAAAggaatactccatccgtcctaaAATAAGATTCATGTATTGTCATTTTtgtctgtcccacaataagattcttatttcactttttactataaatattaagtaagtcctatatttcactaatttatttcactctcattttcttataacattaatatatataagtgggaccTATAatctactaatttatttaattcatttttttaatttcttaatatatGTGGTATAACCAAATATGACTCCTTAATACGGATACAGTGTCTTTTAACATTCAAAGAAGCACATAAAGAAGAAATGGTATAACCAAATATGACTccttaagagcatccgcaatggtcggctagcgaccggctagccgattcgttgcgctggccgatcggctagccgaaccattgcagtcGGCGAGAgcgaaatcggcgagcgcTTCTGCGTGGGCTGGCTGATCGCTCGGCGCTGGCCgaagcgctggccgatcggctagccgacatTGTGGCGGCcagatcggccagcgccgatttttgttttttgttttttgtttcttttaaaacctatataaacgcgattttcgtttcattttcatttcgcaccacttgttttaacgagttttctctatAACTTTccgtacaagagcatcatcgagcgatggatcacaacaacgagcCCGAGTCCAGCCGACGAGCGGATCTCTTCGATTCCCACGGTATCGCTGGATCTCGATGGGCTAAGATGGGCCCGGTTCTAACATCCTCGGGAatcagatgatggggatgatggccggCAAGGGCCGGTTTTTCGAATTtagtacgccaacgccctccgtcaCCAGGAGTGGGCGTAATGAGGACGAGCCGCCCGAGGATCGGATCGCGAGTCAGCTTCCCTTGGCGGGAAGTATAAGTGAGTTCTACCTATTTGGTTGCGTCTTGTCATGTGccgaaggactccgagaagttccggcgGGATGCGACGCCGCCGGTGGCCGGGCTAGCAAGAAGCAGAGGCTGAACTATAGCGGCGACTACTGGGCCGCGGGGCATagcggcggatcccacgacctcccccccGATGccgaggagtttccatccTCCTTCATTTATCGGTCGCCCCCGCCCGGTTGACAAATGGGGCGGCGTTAGCGCGTCGCGAGGGGCGGATCCCCCTATCGCGCCCGCGAGGTCTGGGCCTCGCGGCTTCTTCCCACCCGcccccactcgagtacactctccattcgtGTAACCATACGCGGATcggatgtacaaggtcttccaagagtggaaggccgccactgaccccacggagaagatgtttcttcacgagatgctcgagagcatgcgggttGATTTGGAAATCGCGAGGGCACGGGCTAGCGAGTTCCGACGTGGGCCTCGGGATACCACGACGgtgatgaggagtagagagtggcggggctcgtgtgttgaagcccttttttttaaaaaaaaatcatgtactttttaaaaaaaaatctttgtacttttttttaatggaatggattaattttcccgtatatgtgtcgtaaatttaattccgtattttaattgtaattttaattccgtaaatgtagtatattttgaattatttttattgcggctttggtctatggctggcctaaatctaatgtggcaggtggattttttagtgttgctttgacgtggcagggaagagaatggctggcctattggtggcctaagcaccattgcggatgctctaatacgGATACAGTGTCTTTTAACATTCAAAAAAGCACATAAAGAAGAAAGTTTGgctagaataaaaaaatagttttttgaATATAGAGAGATAATTTTGTTTCTAAGTAATTAATAGGCCCACTACCTACAAGGCTACAACGTAGGTAAATAGAAGTTTTCCCATGGACCACTAGTGTTAGTTTTCATACAAAGTTTGCCCATGGACCACTAATGTTAATTTTCATACGATATGATAGGGGTGATAAATCGTGCATattgggtcgttatcgtgttgACATGATAAGGACACGGTCCAATAAGGATAAATACGAACATGACTCGttaagaaaatttcaacacgaACACAACCTGCTACCCTCAAATCCGAAaccgacacgaacccattaacgacacgaaccatCTTGGGTCAATACGACACGAACATGACACGACAAGATAACGACACTATGACTACACGACCTGAAAACACGGTAAGAATATAATAACAACAAGATAACAACtactcttattttaaaattataaaacctTGAATTTGATTAGGAACTTAAAATCTGATTACACAATCTAGTTTGATGAATAATAGGATTAATAGATTCATACTTCATAACAACAAAATtcaacacgaacacgacataAAATTTCggtatttaaaataatattataatataatttcttaacgGGTAACAAGAACACGACACAAAATTTTCATGTTCTTAACGTGTCGAgtcgataaggacacgaattCAATAAGTTTTAACCCAaatccattaatttcgtgcgagttcgtgtcgtgttatcgtgtcgtgccaaaaattgtcagccctaagTAATATGCTGATTCGTATTGAGATGCCCTCAGTGAACCCATATGATATAATTCGTGTGATAATTGAGTTTAAGATGTGGACGGTGGACTATTGGTTAACATAGTATAAAAACGTTGAAAACATTTTGACGTGGACTATTGGTTAACTTAGTATAAAACGTTGAGtacattttgaatttataaaatatgtcaatctGATAAATCTCTAATAGTTTGGGTAATAAGAAAGCAACTACCCCTACTACTTTGTATGTGATGAGTACATAATCTATCCATGTGAAGCCAATCCGTGACTCAAAATTAACATGTGATAGTGAAATTGAGATTCAATAGCAACACAAATTGTAGCTGCAGCggttat
The nucleotide sequence above comes from Salvia hispanica cultivar TCC Black 2014 chromosome 5, UniMelb_Shisp_WGS_1.0, whole genome shotgun sequence. Encoded proteins:
- the LOC125189344 gene encoding toMV resistant protein Tm-2 netted virescent-like, which translates into the protein MALDAFISLKLTIDDLINNPVSLAPQTHQILEFAYHQLHSSQQIARKLLLRTTTSLDLQIKVAVSKLLHTIRSLKTKHAPSGSSVRYIEFSAEEMIGFFDHYKQLKYHLTRPESHISPIVLVLVGMAGIGKTTLASQIFEDSDIVEHYDLRAWVKIGGKCQLKEIPRRILAKLNPDLTDRFLSEGEDHEIARCLRENLKGNGSRVLLTTRLQQAVEHDGKFPDYVSKVGSFCVRTCLVKSYALINLRLMIVEVAELLSSKERTLHYWNEVAAMKNHQLFMDAYDGISKILYSSYENLTDLLKLCFLYMGVFPQIYEIPRAKLINMWSVDGFLEEKAHESQSFSAIECLNELVANTLVMIYQSSLSPDSIGDEHIKTCGLHSSLWHLCNGEGRETKFCRVLNVLGDGLGGDTEGQSRLSFHNNVLFSIKDVCESVEVRCASTARSLLCYGPYHQYPVPICSGLKLLRELDALTIRFYEFPLERAVIFASGDMEHEGDETYCMDSNIPNPCGASLESLLTLSNVSAHSCSEEVFRAVPNLEKLGIRIELAYDDDVKLLSSLDRVSCLKKLRSLKCVVVSSEIVPPPAPPFPKFPSNLTKLSLSGLGYPWEEMSKIASYSAQAAKLCVSRG